CGGTGGAGGAGATATCTTCGATAACGCGCCCGTAGCGGTCTTTACGCACAATACGTTCGCCAGGCTGACCGGTAAGCCATTTGTCAAAGCTCTTCTCGACGCCTTCGATCCCCTGACTATCGACGTTAGTAAAACCGATAAGGTGAGCGGTCACTTCCCCGGAAGGGTAATAACGGCGGGATTCTTCACGCAGATGAATCCCCGGCAACTTGAGCTTCTTAATGTAATCGCCGAGGTCGGGGTTCACCTGGCGCGCCAGATAGATAAAACGCATCTTCGGGTTGGCGTTAATGCGGGAAGCCAACTGATCCAGTGGCATGTTCAGCGCGTCAGAGAGCGCTTTCCAGCGGTTATCCAGCGTGACGCCGCCAGCATCGTGTAACTCTTTTGGATCGGCCCAAATCGCTTTCACCGGCACACTGACAGCCAGCGGACGCCCGGAACGGTCGGTAATCATTCCACGCGACGTTGCAACTTCCTGCACGCGCAGAGAACGCATATCCCCTTCGCGCACCAGCATCTCCGGATTGATAACTTGCAGCCAGGCGACACGCCCAAGCAGAAACGCCATCGCCAGCAGAATGCAACCGCAAAGCAACGCAAAACGCCAACTCACAAAGTTGGCCTGTTCTTCCTGGCGTTTCGGTTTAAGCGTTTTCGCCGCTGCTTTCATGCGTCGCGTAATTCCTTATTCATGCCTATTTCTGCACTACGATATTTTCCTGAGAGGGATCCACGTGCTGCATTTGCAGCTTTTCCGTCGCAATCCGTTCCACCCGGCTATGATCGCCAAGCGCATTCTCTTCAAGAATCAGGTTGCGCCATTCGATATCCAGCGCGTCGCGCTCGAGAACCAGTTGTTCACGCTGCGCGGTTAATAAACGTGTGTGGTGAGAGGTAGTGACAACCGTCACTGCCGTCATGATGATGCAAATGAACAGACAGAGTGGCAGTTTCCCAAATCGCAAAAGATCGTCGCCGATCACGCCAGGCAAGGCATGGCGCTCGTTGCTTCCTAACGATCCTTTCACTTTGCTTAGGGTTTCTGTCACTCTGCCGATCATGCGTTCGTCCTCTCTGCAATGCGCAGAACTGAACTACGGGCACGTGGGTTTTCAGCCACTTCTTCTTCACCCGGCATCAACTTTCCTAAGGCTCGCAACTGACGGCCACCCAGTTTCCTGAGTTGCTCTTCGGTCATCGGCAACCCGGCAGGAACCTGCGGGCCGCGGCTTTGCTCACGCATGAAGCGTTTCACAATGCGGTCTTCCAGTGAATGGAAGCTAATGACCGAAAGCCGCCCTCCCGGGGCAAGCACGCCGAGCGAGTTTTTTAGCGCCAGCTCTATTTCCTCCAGTTCACTGTTTACCCAAATGCGCACCGCCTGGAAGGTACGGGTCGCGGGATGTTTGAACTTGTCTTTCACCGGTGTTGCCGCCGCAACGACTTCCGCCAGCTCTTTAGTGCGGGTCATCGGCTCGAGGCGGTTGCGCTCTACAATGGCGCGCGCGATACGTTTAGCAAAACGCTCCTCGCCAAAGGTTTTCAGCACCCAGGCGATGTCCGCCTCTTCAGCTGTTTGCAGCCATTCGGCAGCAGACTGGCCGCGGGTGGGATCCATCCGCATATCGAGCGGGCCATCGCGCATAAAGGAGAAACCGCGCTCAGGATCGTCAAGCTGCGGTGAAGAGACACCAAGATCGAGAAGAATACCGTCGATCTTGCCAACAAGTTCGCGCTCGCTGACATAATCAGCAAGCGCAGAGAAAGGACCATGAATGATGGAGAAGCGGGGATCATCAATGGTTTGGGCTACAGCAATTGCCTGTGGATCGCGATCGATCGCCAACAAGCGTCCTTCCGCACCCAAACGGGAGAGGATCAGGCGCGAGTGACCACCGCGACCAAAAGTGCCATCGATGTAGATGCCATCCGGACGAATATTCAGGCCATTAACGGCCTCATCCAGCAGCACCGTCGTATGTTTAAAATTTTCCATCATCATTACAGAGACAAATCCTGCAACCGATCTGAAAGTGCTTCAGAACCCGATTGCTCAGCGTCGATATCTTCCTTGACCTGTTGATACCAGGTCGTTTCGTCCCACAGCTCAAATTTATTGAACTGCCCGACCAGCATCACTTCTTTGGTTAGCCCGGCATGCTGCCGTAAAACAGGCGCAATCAATAAACGCCCGGCGCTATCCATCTGGCACTCGCTGGCATGCCCCAGCAATAAACGTTGTACGCGTCGCTCAAGCGGGTTCATGCTCGACAGGCGCGCCAGTTTTTGCTCAATAATTTCCCATTCAGGAAGGGGATAAAGCAGCAGACATGAATGGCGAATGTCGATGGTACACACCATCTGACCGGAGGCATTCTCCAGCAGCATATCCCGATAACGGGTCGGAACGGCTAACCGCCCTTTGCTGTCGAGATTGACTAACGTCGCGCCACGGAACATGTCCGATTCACCCCCAAGTGACCCTTTTCACCACTTTATCCCACAAATCCCCACCAACGGAGTTTACGGAGCGGAGGAAAAGCTTGTCAAGCCAGCACAAAGGCTAACCAGAACAAAAGATCTCTTATTTGCAGCGAATATCTGCAAAGGTGAAATAGTGCTCAACTTACGAGGCAAATTAACGTCATGAATATTTGCAAGAAAAAAAACAGAATATGCGTATCCGCGTTTAAAACCATTTGATTCCTGCGCGCGAAATATAAAGTGTCAGTTTGCGACGCGGGCGGCATTTTAAGACATATCGACCCAACTGAACAGCACCAGTTGCATTCGTTCACATTGAGCGCGACGGCTGATCCACTAAGGAAATAGCCATACGCCGATAATGGATGCTAAGGAGAAAGGTAACACTTTTCTGAGATGTAACAATTTAAGACAGAAATCATGATTACTGCTTTAAAAATATCCTTTTAAAACCACATTTAAAGAGCAATTAGAATTAACTCATCTCGCCCCGTTTAAAAATTAAGGATTTATCTTAGGAGCCAACAGGGAATAATTTGATTCAAGGTAAAACAACAAACAAAAAAGGCAACTTACGCTGCCTTTATCTGAACTTATACGCGACTTAATATCCCGCGACGATAGAGATTACGCCGGATACGGCTAAGCCCCGCTTTCGGCTTACGCGGTTCGTCGAGGCTTGCCAGTACAATTTCCAGAACCCGCTCCGCAACATCGCGATGGCGCTGCGCCACCGCCAGTACCGGGCATTGCAGGAAATCGAGCAGCTCGTGATCGCCAAAAGTCGCGATCGCCAGATCCGACGGCAATTTACCGTCGCGACGTAACGTAACGTCAAGCACGCCCTGCAATAATGCAAACGAGGTTATAAACATCGCCTGCGGCATCGGGTTGGTTTCCAGCCATTTATCAAATAGCTGAGCGGCGGCTTCACGCTCGTAGCTATTGGCATAGAGATACTGCACTTCACGCGGGTCATCTTTCCACGCCGTGCGGAAGCCTTGCTCGCGCAGGAAACTGACAGAGAGCTCTGGTAACGCCCCAAGGTAAAGCACGCGCTCCGCCGGAAACTTACGCAGCTCTGCGGCCAACATCTCCGAATCATCCTGATCGGCGCCAACAACGCTGGTGAAGTGTTCACGATCCAACGCGCGATCCAGTGCGACAATCGGGAAGGAATCATTGGCCCAGCGCTGATAGAACGGATGCTCTGGCGGCAATGAGGTGGAAACAATAATAGCGTCCACCTGCCGCTGCAAAAGGTGCTCGATACAGCGCATTTCATTATCGGGTTGATCTTCCGAGCAGGCGATCAGCAACTGGTAACCGCGCTGACGCGCCTGGCGCTCCAGATAGTTGGCTATGCGGGTGTAACTTGTGTTTTCAAGATCGGGGATCACCAGCCCAATCGAACGAGTGCGTCCTGCGCGCAGGCCAGCCGCCACCGCATTCGGGTGGTAGTTATGCTCACGAACAACCGCCATCACTTTCTCAACGGTTTTGTCGCTGACACGATACTGCTTCG
The Kosakonia oryzae genome window above contains:
- the ftsL gene encoding cell division protein FtsL, translated to MIGRVTETLSKVKGSLGSNERHALPGVIGDDLLRFGKLPLCLFICIIMTAVTVVTTSHHTRLLTAQREQLVLERDALDIEWRNLILEENALGDHSRVERIATEKLQMQHVDPSQENIVVQK
- the cra gene encoding catabolite repressor/activator translates to MKLDEIARLAGVSRTTASYVINGKAKQYRVSDKTVEKVMAVVREHNYHPNAVAAGLRAGRTRSIGLVIPDLENTSYTRIANYLERQARQRGYQLLIACSEDQPDNEMRCIEHLLQRQVDAIIVSTSLPPEHPFYQRWANDSFPIVALDRALDREHFTSVVGADQDDSEMLAAELRKFPAERVLYLGALPELSVSFLREQGFRTAWKDDPREVQYLYANSYEREAAAQLFDKWLETNPMPQAMFITSFALLQGVLDVTLRRDGKLPSDLAIATFGDHELLDFLQCPVLAVAQRHRDVAERVLEIVLASLDEPRKPKAGLSRIRRNLYRRGILSRV
- the mraZ gene encoding division/cell wall cluster transcriptional repressor MraZ codes for the protein MFRGATLVNLDSKGRLAVPTRYRDMLLENASGQMVCTIDIRHSCLLLYPLPEWEIIEQKLARLSSMNPLERRVQRLLLGHASECQMDSAGRLLIAPVLRQHAGLTKEVMLVGQFNKFELWDETTWYQQVKEDIDAEQSGSEALSDRLQDLSL
- the rsmH gene encoding 16S rRNA (cytosine(1402)-N(4))-methyltransferase RsmH, whose protein sequence is MMENFKHTTVLLDEAVNGLNIRPDGIYIDGTFGRGGHSRLILSRLGAEGRLLAIDRDPQAIAVAQTIDDPRFSIIHGPFSALADYVSERELVGKIDGILLDLGVSSPQLDDPERGFSFMRDGPLDMRMDPTRGQSAAEWLQTAEEADIAWVLKTFGEERFAKRIARAIVERNRLEPMTRTKELAEVVAAATPVKDKFKHPATRTFQAVRIWVNSELEEIELALKNSLGVLAPGGRLSVISFHSLEDRIVKRFMREQSRGPQVPAGLPMTEEQLRKLGGRQLRALGKLMPGEEEVAENPRARSSVLRIAERTNA